TGCGAGGATGGGATGTCGCCACACGATTTAATCGGTGAATTGACGAAGGATGCGTCGCGCTTCGATTTTTTCGAGGCGGTGCGGTTAATCGAATGTCTGAATAGCGATAAGCCGCGTTTCGGTACCAGTGTAAAAGCGGCTGACGATGCCGTGCGTTTTTCCCAGGAGCCGGAACTGGAATTTCCTGCTACCGCTGTCGATTACTATTCGCCGGGCGGGACGGGGCTGGGTAAACCGAGATTGGCGGTGAATTTTATGGGTTTGTTCGGTCCCAACGGCCCGCTGCCGCTGCATTTGACCGAGTATGCCCGAGAACGGCAGCGCCACCATCACGATCCGACCTTTGCTCGTTTTGCCGATGTTTTTCATCATCGCATGATTAGTTTGTTTTACCGGGCCTGGGCCAATGCCCGCCCGGAAGTGCATTACGACCGGCCGGATACAGACCGCTTTGGTTTTTACGTGGGTGCCATGCTGGGTATTTCCGGGGCGCCGTTTCAGAACCGGGACGCACTGACCGACCGAGGCAAATTGTTTTATGCCGGGCATTTTGCCGCGCAGACCAAACATCCAGGGGGTTTACAGGCCATTGTCTCGGATATTTTTAAAGTGCCGGTCCGCGTCGCCGAATTTGTTGGCGAATGGATGGACATTCAACCCCGTGAGCAAACTCGTTTGGGCTGGAGCAAAGACACCTGTTCTCTGGGGAGCTCTGTTGTGATCGGCGCTAGCGTTTGGGGTTGCCAGCATAAGTTTCGTGTCGTTATCGGGCCGTTGCGTCGCAGCCTATATTTGGCCTTGCTGCCGGGTGGGGCGTTATTGCCCAAGTTGGTGGCCATCGTCCGCAATTATGTCGGCGACGAAATGGTCTGGGACGCACAATTGATTTTGGAAAAAGCCGAAGTACCGGAAGAGCTGGCCTTAGGAAAACCCGAAACGACCGGCGCGAATAGTATGAACGGCGATGCGCAATTGGGTTGGAGTACTTGGTTGGGACCGCGCCGCGGTGCAGGCGATGCCGATGATTTAACGCTTAATCCGTTTATACAGGCTGATGCTGCCTGCTGAACCACACTTAAACTTTAGCGAGGAATAAACACCATGGCGGAAATTAGCCGAGTCAAGTTGTTTGGGAAATTGAACAAGGTTTGTTACAAAGCCGTCGAGGGTGCGACGGTGTTTTGCAAACTAAGAGGCAACCCCTATGTCGAGTTGGTGCATTGGTTAAGCCAACTGCTACAACTGCAAGACTCCGATTTGCACCGCTTGGTGAAGCATTACGGTTTGGATGCCTCGGTGATTGCCAAGGACGTGACTAACGCGCTGGACCGCTTGCCGCGCGGTTCTACGGCTATTTCCGATTTTTCGCCGCATATCGAGGATAGTGTCGAACGCGGCTGGGTCTTCGGCACATTGTTGTTCGGTGAGTCTCAGGTGCGCAGCGGCCATTTATTGGTCGGTATGTTGAAAACCAAATCCTTGCGCAACGAGTTGCTGGGAATTTCCAAAGAGTTCGAAAAACTCAAACCGGATACGGTTTCCGACGAGTTGCCGAAGATTGTGTCCGGTTCACCCGAAGATGGATTGGTTGCCAATGATGGTTCGCTGGTTGGCGCTACGCCCGGCGAAGCCAGCGGTGCGATTGCACCGGCAGCGATGGGCAAGCAGGAGGCGCTGAAACAATTTACCGTTGACCTGACCGAGCAGGCGCGTAACGGCAAAATAGATCCTATCGTGGGCCGTGAGGAAGAGATTCGGCAGGTCATCGATATTCTGATGCGCCGCCGGCAGAACAATCCGATTCTGACCGGTGAGGCCGGTGTCGGCAAAACCGCAGTCGTCGAAGGCTTTGCGCTGAAGATCGTCGCCGGCGACGTGCCGCCGTCATTACGCGATGTGAGCTTGCGGACTTTGGATGTCGGCTTGTTGCAAGCCGGCGCCAGTATGAAAGGCGAATTCGAAAACCGCCTGCGGCAAGTCATCGAAGAAGTGCAAGCCTCGCCAAAACCCATTATTCTGTTTATCGACGAAGCC
The window above is part of the Methylomonas sp. ZR1 genome. Proteins encoded here:
- the tssG gene encoding type VI secretion system baseplate subunit TssG, yielding MSPHDLIGELTKDASRFDFFEAVRLIECLNSDKPRFGTSVKAADDAVRFSQEPELEFPATAVDYYSPGGTGLGKPRLAVNFMGLFGPNGPLPLHLTEYARERQRHHHDPTFARFADVFHHRMISLFYRAWANARPEVHYDRPDTDRFGFYVGAMLGISGAPFQNRDALTDRGKLFYAGHFAAQTKHPGGLQAIVSDIFKVPVRVAEFVGEWMDIQPREQTRLGWSKDTCSLGSSVVIGASVWGCQHKFRVVIGPLRRSLYLALLPGGALLPKLVAIVRNYVGDEMVWDAQLILEKAEVPEELALGKPETTGANSMNGDAQLGWSTWLGPRRGAGDADDLTLNPFIQADAAC